A region of the Deltaproteobacteria bacterium genome:
TTTCAGGATTTCAACCTGTTTGATCACTTGGACGCCATGAACAACGTGGCCGTGGCCCTGCGCAAGGTCAAGGGCTGGTCCAAGTCGAGGGCCAGGGAGCGGGCCATGGCCGAACTCGAACGGGTCGGTCTGGCCTCCAGGGCTAATCTCTACCCGGCTGAACTCTCTGGTGGGCAGAAGCAGCGAGTGTCCATCGCCAGGGCACTGGCCATGGATCCGACGGTCATTTTACTGGACGAGCCGACCTCGGCCCTGGATCCGGAGCTCATCGGCGAAGTTCTGGCGGTCATCAGGGATCTGGCCAAGTCGGGTATGACCATGC
Encoded here:
- a CDS encoding amino acid ABC transporter ATP-binding protein: QCMNHLIPPDSGRMFLNGSEVRIHHKKDMYAFRQQVGMIFQDFNLFDHLDAMNNVAVALRKVKGWSKSRARERAMAELERVGLASRANLYPAELSGGQKQRVSIARALAMDPTVILLDEPTSALDPELIGEVLAVIRDLAKSGMTMLMATHQISFVQAMAQEVLFMERGEVIERGRPTDLLCPGAGTRTQAFCDKLSELAEEG